In the genome of Streptomyces sp. NBC_00190, one region contains:
- a CDS encoding branched-chain amino acid ABC transporter permease: MHELPQQLANGLALGALYGLIAIGYTMVYGIVQLINFAHGEIFMIGGFGALSAYAILPTGTSLLIAIPVMIVGGALASVLVATAAERFAYRPLRSAPRLAPLITAIGLSIALQQLVWQFYPDAKKAVSFPEFKGAAFKITDSLAIQRADLFVLILAPLCMLALGVFVSKSRSGRAMQATAQDPDTAKLMGINTDRIIVMAFAIGAAFAAVAAVAYGLDKGQINFEMGFILGLKAFTAAVLGGIGNIYGAMVGGVVLGLAEALSIAYIEDIPGMSQLGGGAWSNVWAFVLLIVVLLVRPQGLLGERVADRA, translated from the coding sequence GTGCACGAACTGCCGCAACAGCTGGCCAACGGCCTTGCCCTCGGTGCCCTTTATGGCCTCATCGCCATCGGGTACACCATGGTCTACGGCATCGTCCAGCTCATCAACTTCGCCCACGGCGAGATCTTCATGATCGGCGGCTTCGGCGCGCTCTCCGCCTACGCCATCCTCCCGACCGGCACCTCCCTGCTGATCGCGATACCAGTCATGATCGTCGGAGGCGCACTCGCCTCGGTCCTCGTCGCCACCGCAGCCGAACGCTTCGCCTACCGCCCCCTGCGCAGCGCCCCACGGCTCGCCCCGCTCATCACCGCAATCGGCCTCTCGATCGCGCTCCAGCAGCTCGTCTGGCAGTTCTACCCGGACGCCAAGAAGGCAGTCAGCTTCCCTGAGTTCAAGGGTGCCGCCTTCAAGATCACCGACAGCCTGGCCATCCAGCGCGCGGACCTCTTCGTCCTCATCCTCGCCCCGCTCTGCATGCTCGCCCTCGGCGTCTTCGTCTCCAAGAGCCGCAGCGGCCGCGCCATGCAGGCCACCGCGCAGGACCCCGACACCGCGAAGCTGATGGGCATCAACACCGACCGCATCATCGTCATGGCCTTCGCCATCGGTGCCGCGTTCGCCGCCGTCGCCGCCGTCGCCTACGGCCTCGACAAGGGCCAGATCAACTTCGAGATGGGCTTCATCCTCGGACTGAAGGCCTTCACCGCAGCCGTCCTCGGCGGCATCGGCAACATCTACGGCGCCATGGTCGGCGGCGTCGTCCTCGGCCTCGCCGAAGCCCTCTCGATCGCATACATCGAAGACATCCCCGGCATGTCGCAGCTCGGCGGTGGAGCCTGGTCCAACGTCTGGGCGTTCGTACTCCTCATCGTCGTCCTCCTCGTGCGGCCACAAGGCCTGCTCGGCGAGCGCGTCGCGGATCGGGCGTGA
- a CDS encoding PaaI family thioesterase: protein MGEKHAVKFPQEVLDEYTALGIDLPALFSAGDLGERMDIRILEASAERVVGTMPVKGNTQPYGLLHGGASAVLAETLGSVGAMMHGGINKIAVGVDLNCTHHRGARSGIVTGVATPVHRGRSTTTFEIVITDEQDKRICTARLTCLLRDAAPAGDAPAGA, encoded by the coding sequence ATGGGCGAGAAGCACGCAGTGAAGTTCCCGCAGGAGGTCCTCGACGAGTACACGGCTCTGGGCATCGACCTGCCCGCGCTGTTCTCGGCGGGCGACCTCGGCGAGCGCATGGACATCCGCATCCTGGAGGCCTCGGCCGAGCGGGTCGTCGGCACCATGCCGGTCAAGGGCAACACCCAGCCGTACGGACTGCTGCACGGCGGCGCCTCCGCCGTCCTCGCCGAGACCCTCGGCTCCGTCGGCGCGATGATGCACGGCGGCATCAACAAGATCGCCGTCGGCGTGGACCTGAACTGCACCCACCACCGGGGCGCCCGCAGCGGCATCGTCACCGGCGTCGCCACCCCGGTGCACCGCGGCCGCTCCACCACCACCTTCGAGATCGTCATCACTGACGAGCAGGACAAGCGGATCTGCACCGCCCGCCTGACCTGCCTGCTGCGCGACGCCGCCCCGGCCGGCGACGCCCCCGCCGGAGCCTGA
- a CDS encoding ABC transporter ATP-binding protein, with protein MTTTDTTTKTTVLEASGVTMRFGGLTAVKGVDLKVNAGEIVGLIGPNGAGKTTFFNCLTGLYVPTEGSVSYKGTVLPPTPHKVTAAGIARTFQNIRLFHNMTVLENVLVGRHTRTKEGLWSALLRGPGFKKAEAASEARAMELLEFIGLQNKAGHLAKNLPYGEQRKLEIARALASDPGLILLDEPTAGMNPQETRAAEELIFAIRDMGIAVLVIEHDMRFIFNLCDRVACLVQGEKLIEGTAAEVQGDERVIAAYLGTPFEGDPGAEEVAEVEAAEAAAEAQSEAEATDEATDEDAAADSTTSTTSTEGEAK; from the coding sequence ATGACCACCACAGACACCACCACCAAGACCACCGTTCTCGAAGCCAGCGGCGTCACCATGCGCTTCGGCGGCCTCACCGCCGTCAAGGGCGTCGACCTCAAGGTCAACGCCGGCGAGATCGTCGGCCTCATCGGCCCCAACGGCGCCGGCAAGACCACCTTCTTCAACTGCCTCACCGGGCTGTACGTCCCCACCGAGGGCAGCGTCAGCTACAAGGGCACCGTCCTGCCGCCCACGCCCCACAAGGTCACCGCGGCCGGCATCGCCCGCACCTTCCAGAACATCCGGCTCTTCCACAACATGACCGTGCTGGAGAACGTCCTCGTCGGACGCCACACCCGCACCAAGGAAGGCCTCTGGTCCGCCCTGCTGCGCGGCCCCGGCTTCAAGAAGGCCGAAGCCGCCAGCGAAGCACGCGCCATGGAACTCCTCGAGTTCATCGGCCTGCAGAACAAGGCCGGCCACCTCGCCAAGAACCTCCCCTACGGCGAGCAGCGCAAGCTCGAAATCGCCCGCGCCCTTGCCAGCGACCCCGGTCTCATCCTCCTGGACGAGCCCACCGCCGGCATGAACCCGCAGGAGACGCGAGCGGCCGAAGAGCTCATCTTCGCCATCCGCGACATGGGCATCGCCGTCCTCGTCATCGAGCACGACATGCGCTTCATCTTCAACCTGTGCGACCGCGTCGCCTGCCTCGTCCAGGGCGAGAAGCTCATCGAAGGCACGGCCGCAGAGGTCCAGGGCGACGAGCGCGTCATCGCCGCCTACCTCGGCACCCCCTTCGAGGGCGACCCCGGCGCGGAAGAAGTCGCCGAGGTCGAGGCAGCCGAAGCCGCCGCCGAAGCACAGTCCGAAGCCGAGGCCACGGACGAAGCCACGGACGAAGACGCGGCAGCGGACAGCACCACCAGCACCACCAGCACGGAAGGAGAGGCCAAGTGA
- a CDS encoding branched-chain amino acid ABC transporter permease — translation MTTNTTPQTAAAKQGTAPAALLYAVIGGSLLTVISAFLAWTWTDEFPGDLTYYGSPAPIQSLSLIAGLLTAAFALSALGVKGLRWLTPTGARKPVWILALATLAGTWFTVIAIAVVLGGFVHLEPGAYVALVGSLIPALAAYKLPDDSHKASPAKQLPAWAEILIITGVFALGLYVITFGIDTDDKEPQLFVTYLLTVGIAGFALLKAGLFDRLGSLTAKHRQVTLLGTAAAAIAFPFIQQSGDTYTLIAVNILIFATVALGLNVVVGLAGLLDLGYVAFLGVGAYAAALVSGSTASAFGIHLPFWAAVIVGALASLVFGVIIGAPTLRLRGDYLAIVTLGFGEIFRIAMGNLDGDSGPDITNGPNGIPNIPHLDLFGWNFGESHTVGGIVLGAYANYYFLMLLVMAVVVLVFSRAGNSRIGRAWVAIREDETAAEAMGINGFKVKLIAFALGATLAGLAGTVQAHVNSTVVPENYVFAGPVPPNSAFLLAAVILGGMGTIRGPILGAALLFLIPAKLAFLQDYQLLAFGIALILLMRFRPEGLIANKRAQLEFHDDTADQAPTDLATAKAGA, via the coding sequence ATGACCACCAACACCACCCCGCAGACCGCCGCCGCCAAGCAGGGCACCGCCCCCGCCGCGCTCCTCTACGCGGTCATCGGCGGCAGCCTCCTGACCGTCATCAGCGCCTTCCTCGCGTGGACCTGGACCGACGAGTTCCCCGGTGACCTGACCTACTACGGCAGCCCGGCGCCCATCCAGTCCCTCAGCCTGATCGCCGGACTCCTGACCGCCGCCTTCGCGCTCTCCGCACTCGGCGTCAAGGGCCTGCGCTGGCTCACCCCCACCGGCGCCCGCAAGCCCGTATGGATCCTCGCGCTCGCCACCCTCGCCGGCACCTGGTTCACGGTCATCGCCATCGCCGTGGTCCTCGGCGGCTTCGTCCACCTGGAGCCCGGCGCCTACGTCGCCCTCGTCGGCTCGCTCATCCCGGCCCTCGCCGCGTACAAGCTCCCCGACGACAGCCACAAGGCGTCCCCCGCCAAGCAGCTGCCCGCCTGGGCCGAGATCCTCATCATCACCGGCGTCTTCGCCCTCGGCCTCTACGTCATCACCTTCGGCATCGACACCGATGACAAGGAACCGCAGCTCTTCGTCACCTACCTGCTCACCGTCGGCATCGCGGGCTTCGCCCTCCTCAAGGCCGGCCTCTTCGACCGGCTCGGCAGCCTCACCGCGAAGCACCGCCAGGTCACGCTCCTCGGCACCGCGGCCGCCGCGATCGCCTTCCCGTTCATCCAGCAGAGCGGCGACACCTACACGCTCATCGCGGTCAACATCCTGATCTTCGCGACCGTCGCCCTCGGCCTCAACGTCGTCGTCGGCCTCGCCGGCCTCCTCGACCTCGGATACGTCGCCTTCCTCGGTGTCGGCGCCTACGCCGCCGCCCTGGTCTCCGGCAGCACCGCCTCCGCCTTCGGCATCCACCTGCCCTTCTGGGCAGCGGTCATCGTCGGCGCACTCGCCTCGCTCGTCTTCGGCGTGATCATCGGTGCACCGACCCTGCGCCTGCGCGGCGACTACCTCGCCATCGTCACCCTCGGCTTCGGAGAAATCTTCCGCATCGCCATGGGCAACCTCGACGGCGACTCCGGCCCGGACATCACCAACGGCCCGAACGGCATCCCCAACATCCCCCACCTCGACCTCTTCGGGTGGAACTTCGGGGAGTCGCACACCGTCGGCGGCATCGTCCTCGGCGCCTACGCCAACTACTACTTCCTGATGCTCCTCGTCATGGCCGTAGTCGTACTGGTCTTCTCCCGCGCCGGCAACAGCCGCATCGGCCGCGCCTGGGTCGCCATCCGCGAAGACGAGACCGCCGCCGAAGCCATGGGCATCAACGGCTTCAAGGTCAAGCTCATCGCCTTCGCCCTCGGCGCCACCCTCGCCGGCCTCGCCGGCACCGTCCAAGCACACGTCAACAGCACGGTCGTCCCCGAGAACTACGTCTTCGCCGGGCCCGTCCCGCCGAACTCCGCGTTCCTCCTCGCCGCCGTCATCCTCGGCGGCATGGGCACCATCCGCGGCCCCATCCTCGGCGCCGCACTGCTCTTCCTGATCCCGGCGAAGCTGGCCTTCCTCCAGGACTACCAGCTCCTCGCCTTCGGCATCGCCCTCATCCTGCTCATGCGCTTCCGCCCCGAAGGCCTCATCGCCAACAAGCGCGCGCAGCTCGAGTTCCACGACGACACCGCTGACCAGGCCCCCACGGACCTGGCCACCGCCAAGGCGGGGGCGTGA
- a CDS encoding ABC transporter ATP-binding protein, protein MTAMLKVEDLKVAYGKIEAVKGISFEVNEGEIVCLVGTNGAGKTTTLRTLSGLLKPKSGSITFGGQPLASVPAHKIVSLGLAHSPEGRHIFPRLTIAENLQLGAFLRTDKDGIEKDIQRAYEMFPILGERRKQAAGTLSGGEQQMLAMGRALMSQPKLLMLDEPSMGLSPLMMQKIMATIKELKASGMTILLVEQNAQAALSLADQAHVMEIGKIVLSGTGQDLLHNEDVRKAYLGED, encoded by the coding sequence GTGACCGCAATGCTCAAGGTCGAAGACCTCAAAGTCGCCTACGGCAAGATCGAAGCCGTCAAGGGAATCTCCTTCGAGGTCAACGAAGGCGAAATCGTCTGCCTCGTCGGCACCAACGGCGCCGGCAAGACGACCACCCTGCGCACCCTCTCCGGGCTCCTCAAGCCCAAGAGCGGCAGCATCACCTTCGGCGGACAGCCCCTCGCCTCCGTCCCCGCCCACAAGATCGTCTCCCTGGGCCTCGCCCACTCCCCCGAGGGACGCCACATCTTCCCCCGGCTGACGATCGCCGAAAACCTCCAGCTCGGCGCCTTCCTGCGCACCGACAAGGACGGCATCGAGAAGGACATCCAGCGCGCCTACGAGATGTTCCCCATCCTGGGCGAACGCCGCAAGCAGGCCGCCGGCACCCTCTCGGGCGGTGAGCAGCAGATGCTCGCCATGGGCCGCGCGCTCATGTCCCAGCCCAAGCTCCTCATGCTGGACGAGCCCTCCATGGGTCTCTCCCCGCTGATGATGCAGAAGATCATGGCGACCATCAAAGAGCTCAAGGCCTCGGGCATGACCATCCTGCTCGTCGAGCAGAACGCCCAGGCGGCGCTCTCGCTCGCCGACCAGGCGCACGTCATGGAGATCGGCAAGATCGTTCTCTCCGGCACCGGCCAGGACCTCCTCCACAACGAGGACGTCCGCAAGGCCTACCTCGGCGAGGACTGA
- a CDS encoding branched-chain amino acid ABC transporter substrate-binding protein yields MRHRSLLVLTTVITTGALTLTACGSRDEAKSGDKTDGKKTVVVIGVDAPLTGSLSALGQGIKNSVDLAAKTANKNNEVPGIEFKVEALDDQAVPASGQANATKLVGNKDVVGVVGPLNSGVAQQMQGVFASAKLAQVSPANTNPALSQGDNWGKGEFKRPFDTYFRTAATDVVQGKFAAQYLFKDAGKKKVFVVDDKQTYGAGLAAIFSDEFKKLGGEVVGTDHVTVKETDFSSTADKVKSSGADSVYFGGQYPEGGLLADQIKKTGANIPLMGGDGIQDPAFITASGEANEGDLSTSIGYPVEKLPTAKTFIADYQAAGYKDPYAAYGGYSYDAGWSVIQAVKAVVAANSGKLPTDARAKVVEALGKVSFEGVTGKVAFDQYGDTTNKQLTVYKVEGGKWIDVKSDTFNQ; encoded by the coding sequence GTGCGACACCGTTCTTTGCTCGTCCTCACCACCGTGATCACCACGGGTGCACTGACCCTCACCGCCTGCGGATCGCGCGACGAGGCTAAGTCCGGGGACAAGACCGACGGCAAGAAGACCGTCGTCGTCATTGGCGTGGACGCCCCCCTCACCGGCTCGCTTTCCGCCCTCGGCCAGGGCATCAAGAACTCGGTCGACCTCGCGGCCAAGACGGCCAACAAGAACAACGAGGTCCCCGGCATCGAGTTCAAGGTCGAGGCCCTCGACGACCAGGCGGTCCCCGCCTCCGGTCAGGCCAACGCCACCAAGCTCGTCGGCAACAAGGACGTCGTCGGCGTCGTCGGCCCGCTGAACTCCGGCGTCGCCCAGCAGATGCAGGGCGTCTTCGCCTCCGCCAAGCTGGCGCAGGTCTCGCCCGCCAACACCAACCCCGCGCTCAGCCAGGGCGACAACTGGGGCAAGGGCGAGTTCAAGCGCCCCTTCGACACCTACTTCCGCACCGCCGCCACCGACGTGGTCCAGGGCAAGTTCGCCGCCCAGTACCTCTTCAAGGACGCCGGCAAGAAGAAGGTCTTCGTCGTCGACGACAAGCAGACCTACGGCGCCGGCCTGGCCGCGATCTTCTCCGACGAGTTCAAGAAGCTCGGCGGCGAGGTCGTCGGCACCGACCACGTCACCGTGAAGGAGACCGACTTCTCCTCCACCGCCGACAAGGTCAAGTCCTCCGGTGCCGACTCCGTCTACTTCGGCGGCCAGTACCCCGAGGGCGGCCTGCTCGCCGACCAGATCAAGAAGACCGGCGCCAACATCCCGCTCATGGGCGGCGACGGCATCCAGGACCCCGCCTTCATCACCGCCTCCGGCGAGGCCAACGAGGGCGACCTCTCCACCTCCATCGGCTACCCGGTCGAGAAGCTCCCCACCGCCAAGACCTTCATCGCCGACTACCAGGCTGCCGGCTACAAGGACCCGTACGCGGCCTACGGCGGCTACTCCTACGACGCCGGCTGGTCCGTCATCCAGGCCGTCAAGGCCGTCGTCGCCGCCAACAGCGGCAAGCTGCCCACCGACGCCCGCGCCAAGGTCGTCGAGGCTCTCGGCAAGGTCTCCTTCGAGGGCGTGACCGGCAAGGTCGCGTTCGACCAGTACGGCGACACCACCAACAAGCAGCTCACGGTCTACAAGGTCGAGGGCGGCAAGTGGATCGACGTCAAGAGCGACACCTTCAACCAGTAA